From Kitasatospora sp. MAP12-44:
CGGTGCGAACGGTGCGCCTCGGTCGGCGATCGGGTCGCCAAGGACGCGGAAGCGGCCTGGAAGGAGTGTTGACATGACCGACGGCGGTCACGTCCCCAGCGAGGGACTGCCGGAGCACCTGCTCCCCGAGCACGGAAGCGACCCGGCGCTGGGAGGTGTCGGGTGGGGCGTGGACCTCGTCGGCCAGCCCGTACCCGGCGGACCCCTCCGGCCGGCCTTCACCTTCCTCGACCAGCCGGACCAGCTGGAGCAGCGGCTGGAGCCGCTGGACGACGATGACGACGTGCTGCTGATGCCGGGTCCGCAGGGCTCCTGGGGCGACGCGGCCCCGCAGGTCGCGATCCCGCAGCAGCAGCCTCTCCCGGTCCCGGTGCCCGACGCCACGATGGCGTTCCACCCGGTGGAGCCGGTGGCCCAGCCGGCCCCCCAGCTGGAGGCCCCCCTGCTGGAGGCCCAGCCGCTCGCCGTCCCGACGGCCGAGCCCGTTCTCGCGCCCGCCGCTCTGCCCGCCGCCGCGCCTGACATCGCGCCCACCATCGCGCTGCTGACCGTGCCCGGTGCCGAGTTGCCGGGTGCCGAGTTGCCCGGTGCCGAGCTGCTCGGAGCGGGCGGCACGCCGGTCGAGCCGTCCTGGCCCCCGGTGGCGCCGCCGCTGGTCGCCGCCGACGCGGCGCCCGAGGTCCTCGCCCCTGTCACCGAGCCCCTGCCGCAGTCGGAGATCCCGCAGATGGAAACCCCGCAGCCGGTGGCCGCGCAGCCGGAGGCCCTTCAGCCCGCGCAGCCGCAGCCGACGGTCGTCGCCCAGCCCGCCCGCCGTCCGCTGCACGCCGGGCCGCCGATTCCGGACCCGTCGCTGATGACCGGTCACGTCCCGGTCCGCTCGCTGGCCGACCGCGGTCCGTCGGGACAGACCGCGACCCCGGCGGGGGGTACCCCGATCCTGGTCCTCCCGGCCCCGGTCGAGGTCCCCGTGCCGGTGGCCGTCGAGCCTGCGCCGGTCGCTGTCGAGCCCGAGCCCGTCGCTGTCGAGCCCGAGCCCGAGCCCGAGCCCGCGCCCGTCGCGGAGGCTCCCGTCCCTGCGGCTCCCGTCGCCGAAGCCGCGGTCAGCGAAGCCGGGGTCGCCGAGCCGGAGCCCCAGCCGGTCGTCGAGGTCGCTCCGGCCGCCCCGGTGGCCCAGCCGCGACGGATCGCCGCGTTCCTGGCCGCCCCCGCGCCGCTCGGCTTCCCCGTGGTGCCCCCCGCGGAGGTCGTCCCCGAGCCCGAGCCCGAGGCCGTCGTCGTCCCCCCGATAACGCCCGCCGAGCCCGAAGCGACGCCCGAGGCCCTGTCCGAGCCCGCGCCCGAGCCCGCGCCCGAGACGGCCGCCGGCACCGGCGTGATGCCCACCGTGACGGTGGCCGCCGAGGCCGTGCAGCCCGAAGCCGTGGCTCCTGAGATCCCCGCGACCCCCGAGCCCGCCGTGGAGCCCGAGCCCGTCGCCGTCCACGAAGAACCCGTAGCCGAGCCCGAGCCCGCACCCGAGCCCCAGGTCGAAGCGATCGAAGAGCCCGCCACTCTCGAAGCGCCCGAGCCCGCAGCGCCCGTAGAGCCCTCGATGCTCGAAGAAGCCGCAGTGCTCGAAGACGCCGAAGCCGCCGAAACGCTCGAAGAGCCCGACGCCGCCCCCCGCCCGCCCGCCGCCCCCGGCTACGACGACGCCATGCGCGACGCCGTCCACCAGGTGATGCGCGAGCGCCGCGACATCCGCAACGGCTTCCGCCCCGACCCCGTCCCGCACGAGGTGCTGCTGCGCGTCCTGGAGGCGGCCCACACCGCCCCCAGCGTCGGCTACTCCCAGCCCTGGGACTTCGTGGTCATCCGCTCCTCCAAGACCCGCCGCAAGATGCACGACCTGGCCGCCCGCCAGCGCGAGGCGTTCGCGGCCTCGCTCCCCAAGGGCCGCGCCAAGCAGTTCAAGGAAATCAAGATCGAGGCCATCCTCGACACCCCGGTCAACATCGTCGTCACCGCCGACCGCACCCGCGGCGGCCGGCACACCCTCGGCCGGCACACCCAGCCGCAGATGGCCCCGTACTCGGCCGCGCTGGCTGTCGAGAACCTCTGGCTGGCCGCCCGCGCCGAGGGCCTGGGCGTCGGCTGGGTGAGCTTCTTCGACGAGGAGGAGATGGTCCGCGAGCTCGGTCTGCCCGAGCACCTGGACGTCGTCGCCTACCTCTGCGTCGGCTATGTGGACGCCTTCCCGGACGAGCCCGAGCTGCAGCAGCAGGGCTGGGCCAAGAAGCGCCCGCTCTCCTGGGTGGTCCACGAGGAGCAGTACGGCAACCGCGCGCTGCCCGGCGAGCAGCCGCACAGCCTGCTCGCCGAGACCCGCCGCACCATCCGCCCGCTGGACGCCAAGGCGCTCGGCGAGGCCTGGGACCGGCAGAAGCGGATGACCAAGCCGGCCGGTTCGCTCGGCATGCTGGAGATCATCTCCGCCCAGCTCAGCGGCCTCTCCCGGAAGTGCCCGCCGCCGATCCCCGAGCCCGCGTGTGTCGCGATCTTCGCGGGCGACCACGGCGTGCACGCGCAGGGCGTCACCCCCTGGCCGCAGGAGGTCACCGCCCAGATGGTGGCCAACTTCCTGGCCGGCGGCGCGGTGGTCAACGCCTTCGCCGCGCAGGTCGGCGCCGAGGTCTGCGTCGTCGACGTGGGCGTCGCGAGCGAGCTGCCGGAGGCCATCCAGTCCGGCCGCACCACCGGCCTGCTGCCTCGCAAGGTCAAGGC
This genomic window contains:
- the cobT gene encoding nicotinate-nucleotide--dimethylbenzimidazole phosphoribosyltransferase, producing the protein MTDGGHVPSEGLPEHLLPEHGSDPALGGVGWGVDLVGQPVPGGPLRPAFTFLDQPDQLEQRLEPLDDDDDVLLMPGPQGSWGDAAPQVAIPQQQPLPVPVPDATMAFHPVEPVAQPAPQLEAPLLEAQPLAVPTAEPVLAPAALPAAAPDIAPTIALLTVPGAELPGAELPGAELLGAGGTPVEPSWPPVAPPLVAADAAPEVLAPVTEPLPQSEIPQMETPQPVAAQPEALQPAQPQPTVVAQPARRPLHAGPPIPDPSLMTGHVPVRSLADRGPSGQTATPAGGTPILVLPAPVEVPVPVAVEPAPVAVEPEPVAVEPEPEPEPAPVAEAPVPAAPVAEAAVSEAGVAEPEPQPVVEVAPAAPVAQPRRIAAFLAAPAPLGFPVVPPAEVVPEPEPEAVVVPPITPAEPEATPEALSEPAPEPAPETAAGTGVMPTVTVAAEAVQPEAVAPEIPATPEPAVEPEPVAVHEEPVAEPEPAPEPQVEAIEEPATLEAPEPAAPVEPSMLEEAAVLEDAEAAETLEEPDAAPRPPAAPGYDDAMRDAVHQVMRERRDIRNGFRPDPVPHEVLLRVLEAAHTAPSVGYSQPWDFVVIRSSKTRRKMHDLAARQREAFAASLPKGRAKQFKEIKIEAILDTPVNIVVTADRTRGGRHTLGRHTQPQMAPYSAALAVENLWLAARAEGLGVGWVSFFDEEEMVRELGLPEHLDVVAYLCVGYVDAFPDEPELQQQGWAKKRPLSWVVHEEQYGNRALPGEQPHSLLAETRRTIRPLDAKALGEAWDRQKRMTKPAGSLGMLEIISAQLSGLSRKCPPPIPEPACVAIFAGDHGVHAQGVTPWPQEVTAQMVANFLAGGAVVNAFAAQVGAEVCVVDVGVASELPEAIQSGRTTGLLPRKVKAGTDDMTQGPAMSREEALKAIEVGIETARDLVAAGNKILITGDMGIANTTASAALIAVFAGADPAEVTGRGTGIDDATHARKVDVVRRALELHQPDPADPIGVLAAVGGLEHAALAGFMLGAASLRTPVILDGVIAGSAALVAKAIAPEVLAACIAGHRSAEPGHQAALAKLGLRPLIDLDLRLGEGTGALLALPLVQSAARAMHDVATFDSAGVTEKG